One segment of Erigeron canadensis isolate Cc75 chromosome 2, C_canadensis_v1, whole genome shotgun sequence DNA contains the following:
- the LOC122589769 gene encoding polygalacturonase QRT3-like: MGVFLCDTILLVVLGLAIFIMANHVYIGNSSRADLLVSREDHDHHFQTRKIQEWKSYFFQRQHISLASSSSPTPALAPSLPLGTSSSRVYSVIAYGADPTGKIDSTEAILAAISDAVSVAGNGELIQGINNLGGVQINLEGGIYNISRPIKMPVAGRGNILICGGTLKASDNFTSDGYMIDLSASSSSNHDYTYEFVTLRDLMLDCNFKGGGIRAIDTLRTSIDNCYIAHFTTTGILVQRGHETYIRNSFLGQHITAGGDPSERNFTGTAIELQGNDNAITDVVIFSAAVGIMISGQANIITGVHCYNKAYGFGGTGIYLKVPGITQTRIVNSYFDYTGIVAEDPVQLHVSDCFFLGDSFIVLKSVRGVVDGINIVNNMFSGSNKGIDVVQLDQTNKEFTDIGQVVVDKNTANGMNLKATVAKAATRVNGTSWTIDFNKILLFPRRIKFVQHALMTDASNSFPSTILRNISNNQVLIESNTKVEGSSSVSVDQGLWMSS; the protein is encoded by the exons ATGGGTGTATTTTTGTGTGATACGATCTTATTGGTAGTACTAGGACTAGCTATTTTCATTATGGCTAATCATGTCTATATCGGAAATTCATCTCGAGCTGATTTGTTAGTCAGCCGCGAAGATCATGATCATCATTTTCAAACACGAAAAATTCAAGAATGGAAGTCGTATTTCTTCCAACGACAACATATCTCCCTTGCTTCATCGTCGTCCCCAACTCCAGCTCTAGCTCCATCTTTGCCTCTT GGAACAAGTAGCTCAAGAGTGTATTCAGTGATAGCATATGGTGCGGATCCAACAGGGAAAATAGACAGCACAGAAGCAATCCTGGCCGCAATATCGGATGCAGTTTCAGTCGCGGGTAATGGAGAATTGATACAGGGGATTAACAACCTTGGCGGAGTACAGATAAATTTGGAAGGTGGGATTTACAACATCAGCCGCCCAATAAAAATGCCGGTCGCCGGCCGAGGCAACATCCTG aTATGTGGAGGAACATTAAAAGCATCTGATAATTTCACAAGTGATGGTTATATGATAGACTTATCagcctcttcttcttcaaatcaTGATTATACTTACGAGTTTGTAACATTAAGAGATTTAATGTTGGATTGCAATTTCAAGGGAGGCGGTATCCGAGCCATTGACACCTTAAGAACAAGCATCGACAATTGTTACATCGCCCATTTCACTACCACGGGTATACTAGTACAACGTGGTCATGAGACTTACATTCGCAATTCCTTCCTAGGACAACATATTACCGCCGGGGGTGACCCCAGTGAACGCAATTTCACTGGAACGGCCATAGAACTACAAGGAAACGACAATGCAATCACTGATGTCGTTATTTTCTCAGCTGCAGTTGGGATCATGATTTCTGGCCAAGCAAATATTATTACTGGGGTACATTGTTATAATAAGGCATATGGTTTTGGTGGGACTGGGATATACTTAAAAGTACCTGGAATAACACAAACCAGAATTGTTAATTCATACTTTGATTACACCGGAATAGTGGCTGAAGACCCGGTACAACTTCATGTTTCTGATTGTTTCTTCCTTGGGGATTCATTTATTGTTCTCAAGTCGGTTCGTGGAGTGGTTGATGGAATAAACATTGTAAATAACATGTTTTCTGGCTCAAATAAAGGGATTGATGTTGTTCAGTTAGATCAAACTAACAAAGAGTTCACCGACATTGGTCAAGTAGTCGTTGATAAGAATACTGCTAATGGGATGAACCTGAAGGCGACTGTTGCTAAAGCTGCAACACGAGTCAATGGTACCTCATGGACTATCGATTTTAACAAGATACTGCTTTTTCCTAGACGCATAAAATTTGTTCAACATGCTCTAATGACAGATGCAAGTAATTCGTTTCCCAGCACTATTTTGCGAAATATCTCGAATAATCAAGTACTGATCGAGTCAAATACAAAGGTTGAAGGGAGCTCATCGGTTAGTGTTGATCAAGGTCTATGGATGTCGAGCTAG
- the LOC122589174 gene encoding copper-transporting ATPase RAN1-like has protein sequence MTPIIKDLQLTEVDSGGGGFRDSSAIDIGGNLEDVRLLDSYDHDDNNDRKISNNNIVKKNDQEGVTRVQVGITGMTCAACSNSVEGALMSLNGVVSASVALLQNKADIVFFPNLVKEGDIKNAIEDAGFEAEILQDQGAPKAKSHGTLVGQFIIGGMTCAACVNSVEGILRKLPGVKRAMVALATSLGEVEYDPSITTKEEIITAVEDAGFEASLAQSTGQDRITLGVTGIFNDLDVHMLNEILCNLKGVRQFGFNKTSSDLDVLFDTEILSPRSLVDAINEESCGNFEVHVKNPYMRMVSKNLEESSHMWHQFMFSLSLGIPIYAMRFICPHIPFLNSILLSWFGPFQFGDWLRVILVSIVQFVIGKRFYLAAFRAIRNGTTNMDVLVALGTSAAYFYSVYALLYGAITGFWSRKYFETSPMLITFVLFGKYLESVAKGKTSDAIKKLVELTPSTALLLIQDKGGDVIGEREIDALLIQPGDVLKIVPGSKVPVDGFVVSGSSYVNESMVTGESAPVLKETNALVIGGTINLHGSLHVQATKIGSDTVLSQIISLVETAQMSKAPIQKFADFVASIFVPTVVALSMTTFILWFISGVLGAYPEDWLPQNGNYFDFALMFSISVVVVACPCALGLATPTAVMVATGVGANNGVLIKGGDALERAQKIRYVIFDKTGTLTQNKAAVTTVKVFTEMDRGEFLTLVASAEANSEHPISKAILEYALHFHFFEDPNVATNSKKQSNDATKTTWLFDALDFCAIPGRGIQCCINEKQILVGNRSLLAEKGVNIPTNVETFVVDLEENAKTGILVAYDSELIGVLGVADPLKREAAIVVEGLFKMGVRSIMVTGDNWRTAKAVAKEAGIQDVRAEVMPAGKAEVIRSFQKDGSTVAMVGDGINDSPALAAADVGMAIGAGTDIAIEAADYVLMKNNLEDVITAIDLSRKTFARIRLNYVFAMAYNIVAIPLAGGILFPWLKVKLPPWVAGACMALSSVCVVCSSLLLRRYRKPRLTTILEITLE, from the exons ATGACGCCGATTATCAAAGACCTCCAGCTAACGGAGGTCGATAGCGGCGGCGGCGGCTTTCGTGATTCTTCGGCGATCGATATAGGCGGTAACCTCGAGGACGTTAGACTTTTAGATTCTTATGATCACGATGATAATAATGATAGGaaaattagtaataataatattgttaaGAAAAATGATCAAGAAGGCGTGACCAGGGTTCAGGTGGGTATCACGGGGATGACGTGTGCAGCGTGTTCTAATTCCGTTGAAGGTGCACTTATGTCGTTAAACGGCGTCGTTAGTGCTTCTGTTGCTTTGTTGCAGAATAAAGCTGACATTGTCTTTTTTCCTAATTTGGTTAAG GAAGGCGATATTAAGAATGCAATAGAAGATGCAGGATTTGAGGCAGAGATTCTACAAGATCAGGGTGCTCCAAAGGCAAAATCACATGGAACTCTAGTAGGGCAGTTTATAATTGGAGGCATGACATGTGCAGCTTGCGTTAATTCTGTTGAAGGTATTTTACGAAAGCTTCCTGGTGTTAAAAGAGCTATGGTTGCTCTCGCTACTTCACTAGGTGAAGTGGAGTATGATCCTTCTATAACCACCAAGGAAGAAATCATCACTGCAGTCGAAGATGCCGGTTTCGAGGCTTCTCTTGCACAAAGCACTGGACAGGATAGGATCACGCTAGGTGTAACTGGAATATTCAATGACTTGGATGTACATATGTTAAATGAAATACTATGCAACTTGAAAGGAGTGAGACAGTTCGGTTTTAACAAGACATCAAGTGACTTGGATGTCCTCTTTGATACTGAGATCCTTAGTCCCAGATCATTAGTTGATGCTATAAATGAAGAAAGCTGTGGGAATTTTGAAGTCCATGTAAAGAACCCTTACATGAGAATGGTTTCTAAAAACCTAGAAGAATCCTCACATATGTGGCACCAATTTATGTTCAGTTTGTCTCTTGGT ATTCCTATCTATGCAATGCGTTTCATCTGTCCACATATCCCTTTTCTCAATTCCATATTACTCTCCTGGTTTGGACCATTTCAATTTGGGGATTGGTTGCGTGTGATATTAGTCAGCATCGTTCAGTTTGTTATTGGGAAGCGTTTTTATCTTGCAGCTTTTCGAGCAATCCGTAATGGCACCACAAACATGGATGTTTTGGTGGCACTGGGAACTTCAGCTGCATACTTCTATTCtgtttatgcacttttgtatgGTGCAATTACTGGGTTTTGGTCTcgaaaatattttgaaacaaGTCCCATGTTAATAACGTTTGTATTGTTCGGGAAATACCTGGAAAGTGTCGCAAAAGGGAAAACGTCAGATGCTATAAAGAAATTGGTGGAGCTTACTCCTTCAACGGCTTTACTGCTTATTCAAGACAAAG GCGGTGATGTTATTGGTGAAAGGGAAATTGATGCATTACTTATTCAACCGGGTGATGTATTAAAAATTGTTCCCGGTTCGAAGGTTCCAGTTGATGGTTTTGTTGTATCAGGTTCAAGTTATGTGAATGAAAGTATGGTTACTGGTGAATCAGCACCTGTTTTGAAGGAGACTAATGCATTAGTGATTGGAGGCACAATTAACTTACATGGATCCCTACATGTTCAAGCTACTAAAATAGGTTCCGACACAGTTTTGAGCCAGATTATTTCTTTGGTTGAGACAGCACAAATGTCAAAAGCTCCTATCCAGAAGTTCGCTGACTTT GTTGCCAGCATTTTCGTCCCTACAGTTGTTGCTTTGTCAATGACAACATTCATCTTATG GTTTATTAGTGGAGTTCTTGGAGCTTACCCAGAAGACTGGCTACCTCAAAATGGCAACTACTTTGATTTTGCACTTATGTTTTCTATTTCAGTGGTGGTTGTTGCATGTCCATGTGCACTTGGTCTAGCCACGCCAACCGCTGTCATGGTTGCAACTGGAGTTGGAGCCAATAATGGTGTTCTGATTAAAGGAGGAGATGCATTAGAGAGGGCTCAGAAGATTCGTTATGTGATATTTGATAAAACCGGGACTCTTACCCAGAACAAAGCTGCAGTTACCACTGTCAAAGTGTTCACAGAAATGGACCGAGGAGAGTTTCTGACATTGGTCGCATCTGCTGAG GCTAATAGTGAACATCCCATATCAAAAGCAATACTTGAATATGCTCTCCATTTCCATTTCTTTGAGGATCCAAATGTAGCCACAAATTCTAAAAAACAGAGCAACGATGCAACAAAGACTACATGGCTTTTTGATGCGTTGGATTTCTGTGCTATTCCTGGAAGAGGCATTCAGTGTTGCATCAATGAGAAGCAGATTTTG GTTGGAAACAGAAGTTTGTTGGCTGAGAAAGGGGTTAACATTCCAACCAATGTTGAAACTTTTGTGGTGGATCTAGAAGAGAATGCAAAGACTGGGATATTGGTGGCATATGATTCTGAACTCATTGGGGTTCTGGGAGTTGCAGATCCTTTAAAGAGAGAAGCAGCTATTGTAGTAGAAGGCCTTTTCAAAATGGGTGTGCGGTCCATCATGGTTACTGGAGACAATTGGCGTACTGCTAAAGCAGTTGCGAAAGAG GCAGGAATTCAAGACGTGAGGGCAGAGGTGATGCCAGCTGGAAAAGCTGAAGTTATCCGTTCCTTCCAGAAAGATGGAAGTACAGTTGCTATGGTTGGTGATGGCATCAACGACTCCCCTGCCTTGGCGGCAGCAGATGTCGGCATGGCTATTGGGGCAGGAACAGATATTGCAATAGAAGCTGCCGACTATGTTCTTATGAAAAACAACTTAGAAGATGTAATCACAGCCATTGATCTTTCAAGAAAAACCTTTGCCCGTATCCGTTTAAATTACGTTTTTGCCATGGCTTACAACATTGTGGCGATTCCTCTAGCAGGTGGAATTCTATTCCCATGGTTAAAAGTGAAATTGCCTCCATGGGTTGCTGGTGCATGTATGGCACTCTCATCTGTATGTGTAGTTTGCTCTTCTTTGCTTCTGAGACGGTATAGAAAACCCAGACTCACTACTATATTGGAAATAACCCTAGAGTGA